Proteins from a genomic interval of Pseudomonas anuradhapurensis:
- a CDS encoding quinoprotein dehydrogenase-associated SoxYZ-like carrier has translation MNWRATFLLACWLPWAAQAAEPNATSDPVPSVMWDFYHKQLLGQAAFVFDDRVKLLAPPFAEDARQVPLEIDARAFSGEVVRILAWAELNPLPRIVDFEPGERVLPWLSIRIRIEQATPLRAAVLTRDGLWHVGSTLIDAAGGGCTAPSVVRTQPGWEEHLGEVLGGRYPRGDSSRLRLQVAHPMDNGLVSGIPEFFLNHAELQGADGQRLASLALYPAVSENPNLGFDILGPGPTRLLLQDNSGNRFEAALP, from the coding sequence ATGAACTGGCGAGCGACTTTCCTGCTGGCCTGCTGGCTGCCTTGGGCAGCCCAGGCCGCCGAACCGAATGCCACGTCGGACCCGGTGCCGTCGGTGATGTGGGACTTCTACCATAAGCAGTTGCTGGGCCAGGCAGCGTTCGTCTTCGATGACCGGGTCAAGCTGCTGGCACCACCCTTTGCCGAGGACGCACGCCAGGTGCCGCTGGAGATCGACGCGCGGGCATTCAGCGGCGAGGTGGTACGGATTCTGGCCTGGGCCGAGCTCAACCCGCTGCCGCGGATTGTCGACTTCGAGCCCGGCGAGCGCGTACTGCCCTGGTTGTCGATCCGCATCCGTATCGAACAGGCCACGCCGCTGCGCGCCGCGGTGCTGACGCGCGACGGCCTGTGGCACGTCGGCTCGACCCTGATCGATGCCGCTGGCGGCGGTTGTACCGCGCCCAGTGTGGTCCGCACCCAGCCCGGCTGGGAGGAGCACCTGGGCGAAGTGCTGGGCGGGCGCTACCCGCGCGGCGACAGCAGCCGCCTGCGCCTGCAGGTGGCCCACCCGATGGACAATGGCCTGGTCAGCGGCATTCCGGAATTCTTCCTCAACCATGCCGAGCTGCAAGGCGCGGACGGCCAGCGGCTGGCCAGCCTCGCGCTGTATCCGGCAGTCAGCGAAAACCCCAACCTGGGCTTCGATATCCTCGGTCCCGGGCCGACCCGGCTGCTGTTGCAGGACAACAGCGGCAACCGCTTCGAGGCTGCGCTGCCTTGA